The Arvicanthis niloticus isolate mArvNil1 chromosome 9, mArvNil1.pat.X, whole genome shotgun sequence genomic interval CCACTAAATCCCTCACAGTACCATAAAATCATGAATTCATCAGTGAGTTGACCCTCTGATTATTTCAGAGCCCTCATAATCTAATCACCTCTCAATTATTGTATCAGACAGCTGGGGACAGTGCCTGCAGCATGTGAGCCTTCTGggagagtctgaaccaccaagcTGTAAGAGATGTGTTCTCATCTGGCTCTCCCCACTTCGAGGTCAGTCTTTTGTCAACCCAAGCCACTCCAAGGTGGTTCCAGTGAAGAATCACCAACTTCTCTTCAAACTCTCAGTGCCCTCCCCTGCCTATCGTGCTGTTCACTTCAAGTCACTTGTCTaagaaactgggaggagggggTCTTCTGGcccagaggagagaaggaagaaagcctAAATCTAGGCTTAAGGATCTGAGCGGCCTGCTGAGAATTCAAGCTCCTGCACAACCCTAGTTGGTTCACCTGAAACAACCCGCTAGCCAACTCTCTGGCATCTCCTGACAGCACTGGCCACCTCCCCAGACCTCTCTACCCATCTCATTGCCCggctcctcctcctgtttctatcccCTCTCCTTATCAAGGTAAGGCCCCCTCAGCTACTGTGAGACACATCAGGAATTATCCTGCCACTGATTGTGACCTCAGAGTATTCTAACCTTGGAATGGGCCTATGGGCCCTGCTGGCTCAGAGCCATGGAATTATGGTTCCTTTGGTGCCTGGCACCCAGAATCATGGCCAGGATCAAGCCTAGTGGAGTCACTTAAGAGTGTGCACACTATGTAGCTCTGCTGGTTTGCTTGCTCCCAGAACACCTTGGGCCTGGGCCTCCCATCTGACTGAGGCTTCTAAGTGTGACAGCAGGGCCCAGTCGTGGGGCTACAGCAGCTTTTTTCCAATTGCAACTTCCTAGGCAGAAGCAGTTCCGGGGCCTTGTAAACCAAGTCCTAATCACTGTCACTTTGGAGATTTAGGCTAGGATACCTGGTAAGCTCCAGCAACCTGTGCAGCCCTGAAGGAAGAGCCCCAGGCCAGTCAGTGCAGTTAGTCACTACTGCAAGATGGCAGTGGAGATGCCTGGAATGGGTGTCATGAGTCAAAGGATTCCCTGGACAGATCAGCCAGCTAATATGGCCATCACGAAAGtggaaggcagacagacagaaggggCTCTGCCACATTCTTGTCACTCCAGACTGTGCTATTCTGGAGCCCAGGATCCCTAGCCATTTTGTCAGGTGGACACAAACCAAGCAGCTTTCCTCATGGAGCTCGTTCTCTCTTCCCATGACAAATGAGCTAATAGCAATGTTCTCCATCAGTGGGGAGGGTTAACCGAGCTCAACAGATGCCACTCATGCCTTCTTACTCTTGCCTCTGCTCTGGCAGCCTCCTCTTCTAGCCACGGCTGTGAGGGGCACAGCCTAACTCCCTCTGTGATGGACTTGAGAGGCCACAAGAAGCCCCGCCGgcgtaagaaaaacaaaatcaagaccCAGGAGAGACTGATCAAGAAGTTTCCTTACAGGTACAAGATGCCTAGACACTTAGGGCTGAGCCCTGTTGCAAGTCCCATCTTGCTCTCAGGTCCCCAGAACAGTGTTTTCTGAGGAGCTGGGGCTAGGAGGAGAGACTTTAGTTCACTGGGCACCTGAGGAACCCTGTACTGTGGCCAACAGTgtggctctctctcccttcttcaccTGCTGTCCCAGTCCAGGTGAAAAGCTACATTTTTTGTAATGCACTGAGTATGGGGCCAAACAGAGAGATCTAGGTGTGAACCCCTGTAGGTGGCTGGAAGTTGTAGGCACTTAACCACTTAAGGGCCCTTCTAGGTTACCTCATTTGACGGAGCCTAGCACATCATTCCCACCATCTTGGAAGGTCAAGAGCAACTCACTGAAGGACAAGCTGCCCTTACAGAAGAATCTGGTGCCAACACGGTCCATCCCCATCCCAGGGTAAGTCCCTGTACTTGGCTGCCTTCGGTGGTCATACGCAGACAAATGTGTCTCATCAACATCACCCCACCCTGAGGGAAACCTCAGTCACCTTCAGGCAGGTGCTCTCATAGTCATCAGACTTGTGATGACAGTGATCCATCCTAAACAGGCACAGGAAACAAGAGATTCCACCCAGCTACAGTGTACCTGCCACACGGGCATAGTGGACAAGCTGTTCCATCCTGAGGGACTTTCAGGGCCAAGTGGCAAAGGGTGGCCTGGCACTCCAACCCCACCCCGATGCCTCAGCCCCTCTCTCAGAACCCACAGTTCAGTTATTGTTCAGTCCCTGTGCATCAGCTCTGGCCAGTCACCAGTATGTACATTTACTCCACAGCACACTCAAAGAAATAACATGAATGAAagtgtgcacgtacacacacagagagagagaaagagagagagagagagagagagagagagagagagagagagagagagagagagagagagagagagagagagagcctggccCTGGTCTCTGGCTTCTTCCCTTATCTAGGAATTCAGAGCAAGAATTCTCTGACATCTAAACCAAACCTCCTAACTGAATCCATGGGGAATTTGCTGCTGAGGCTGTGGTCAGAGAGCTGCTAACTCTCTGGACCTCTGTCTCCATCTGGACATATGCTGCAAAATGGAAGCAGTTTAGATCCAGAATAGAATGTAGAAGTCCAGTCTAGCCATGTTAGGGTGAAGGACGATGTTGGGGCTGACCCTACATACTCTGAAACCATGTCTGGGCCAAGACCTAGTAGGGTGTGTCCAAGATCCCAACCCAAAGGGTAAAGATACTATGACCTACTACAGGCAGGAAGTACAGAGATCCAAAGAGAAGTCCACATAGTGACAGACGTTTTAGGGTGCACCTGATGTTATGGGTCACAGTGAGACCAGCCTAAGAGAACTACCCCCTGGGCTGCATTGAGGCTAGGCATGTGGGAAATTGGTTCTTCCCCCAGATGGAGGAACAGCCAGGGCTCAGGAGCTAGGAAAGGAATGTGAGGGCTGGGCACCCTGCCACACTAGAACAGATGAGCAGAGGACAAGTGGGAGAAGCCCCAGCCCCATGAGGTCCTCTAGCTCAGAATCCTTGCCTGCTTCTTGCTGGGAGTCCATCTAAGAGGGCCAGTTGTGGAGTCCAGggcacagagaaagaaggagcaaGGTAAAAGAGGTACAGGGACCTTGAAGAAGCAGCCCAAATGTAAGGGACTTCATTTGCAGGTGCCATAGGGGGAAGAGAGCAAGGACCTACCTAGTGAATGTGTGAAGGTAGTCTTAGGTAAGAGGAGCCAGTCTCAGGTGGGAGAGGCCAGCTCCGAGGACAATTTCAGATGGGGAGCAAGGGAGTAGTTTCAGGTGGTTGGTTAACTACAGAAGAAAAATTAGCATGACTTAGCTGCCCCTATCAACTGACATAACTCACCGAGTGGATAAGCAGGACTAAGGAATaccctaagaaagaaaaaaaagaaagagcaggtGGCAGGAATAGTGTGTGAAGCTGCTTCCTGGGCCTCTTTGGCAGCCATTGGCTACAGAGGCTATTTACAGGGCTGGGACAGGCCTGGCTGGAGACAGATCTGTCAAGAGCCTTCACAGTTATGGCCCTGTCTGCTTGGCTGGTTGCAACCTGCAGAGTTCCCTGGGTCAGGTGTGGTTCTATGTGTCTTCTCTAGGCTCGGCGCTCCGGAAGTCACATGGCCACTCAGCTTCTCACCATCCCCACATCCCCCACTGTGTAACCTCTGGGAACTTAAATTACTGCAGCTCCGTTTCCCCACACAAGACCTTCCCAAGCTGCCTCCTCTGCAGGCCACTGCTGACCAACCCCCCACCAGTGGGACTTCAGAGCCACCCGAGAGCTTTCCCTAGAACACTTGCTTTTCAAGGCTCTTAGCCTCATACTCTCTGCTCTAGCCAGCTGCTTCAGAGACATTTGTAAAGGGAGCAACCTTATAGACCACCAAAAACCAGTAGTCCATCCCTCACACGCAAAGACCATACAGCACCAATAAACTTTGCAGGTTCAAAGTACATCTCTGCTTGGATTGGTCAATTTGCCCCTAATTTCTCATCTTTTAAATGGGTAAAATATTTAATCATGAAGCCTTGGAGTAAAGATTAAAAAGAGCAAATGACATTTCTAGAGCTTTATCCAAATGCACGCACACGTAAATCAAGGTATTAGAACAATAATGGTAGTCATTGTAGTAGTTGGAAATAGCAAGAGTGGGAAGCCAACTGAACACCTCTTAGCAGGCATTACTGATGCTCACAGCGACACGCACTCTCTTAGGCAGCTGTTAAAAGATAGAAGCAACTATGTATTAGTATGGAATGATCTACAAAAtacagtaatatttttaaagcatagaAGTACCTGAGACGCTATCTTTTGtatattaaaaatgtgtatgtgcttgAGTCTGTGTGTGTTGCCTGTGAGAGGACATGTTGGCATGAGAGAATCCATGTCAGCAACCCAAGAACATAGCTCTGCCCTTCTAGCCAAACTAGCCATCTAGAGAGAGCCTCATTAGTCGGTGCCACATTAGAGGGCATGTACATATGACCATCAGCAACACGGATAAGCACTGAGGGGTGGTGGCACAGCACCTGGAGGCACCTGGATGTAACCACCTGAGAGTATGGCATTATAGCTGGGTGTCCGTTTCATCAAATGGGTTCTATTGGGAACTGTGTGGAAGCTGAGTAGAGCTAGGAACCAAAGTGAGTGGTTCGGAAATAGGTGTGAAGTGGCTGAGCCCTCAAGTGAACTGTAACAGAGTGAGGGCCAGAATATACCTAGCAAAGAGGTTGGTGATCACTGGTGTGACCACAGGCCCCAGCCTCTCACTCCAGTTTGGCTAGGAGGGCAGAGCTATGGTCTCAGGTTGCTGGCAAAGACTCCAAGCCCTGGAGCTCTCCATGTTCCTCcagtggaaggagaggcaggcTGTGGTAAAGGATTTAGTCAACCAACCGCAGCAGTGGCAGCTGTTTCCTGGTCCTGTACACAATCCTGTGGCTGCTCACAGATAGGGTGCCCTGAGGGCTTCAGGCAGGTTCCTATGAGGGAGATCCCAGCAGGAGCAAAGGACAGGGGTGAATCTGACTGACTGGGCAGGCAGACTGCAGGGCCCCTCTGCACCCCACAGATGGGGTGTGGCTTTGCCAGCTCTGTTTGTCAGCCACCTGAGGTTCTTTACCTGTATAGAAATCTGAGTGGATAAAGAGAAACCCTCCTGTGCTGGCAATCCCAACCGTGAGTGTCCAAGGCCCAGGAGCCAGACTGGCAACTCAAACCCTCAAGAGCCAGGGCCCTGTTGCTCCAGGCTGTAGGATCCAGAAACTAAGGGCTCCCAAGCTCAGATCAGGACATCGCTTCACCGACCTTTAACCAGCAGTACCGCATGAGGCAGCTGTAACTCAGCTTCTGGCAACAGTGAACAGCACCAACAACAGACAGGCCACAGCAGCAGACAGTGTCTGTGACTGCCATAGCTTCTGGACAGATATTGGGTATCAGATTCCTCTGCTCCTACAGTAAATGTGATCTCCACACCCCCATGTTCACAACCATCTTCCTTCAGCCCTCTTGGCCCTCTCTACTGTCCCTAGTCTCCTCTCCATCACTTCTGCTCCCTGTCATTCTTAGCTGCTCTCCTGAACTCCAGCTGCCCTCCTGCTGCCACCGTCACCACCAACCGTGGACTGCTGTAGAGGTGACTGCTGTAGGTTCTGTGGTCACTTTGCTCTGATCTGCCTGCCACCTTGCATTCATGTGCCACTTAGCAGCAGAGGAAACAGGTTCAGAGACAGTGAGTTGCCAGAGATCTGGCAAGTACATGGCTCAGTGAGAAACTCCTCAAAGTGAAAATGtaacaaaacatatttatttaaaaaaaaaaacaaaacagcgaGCTGAAAAAGCTGCCACCATATTGCATCCTGACCTCTGCTGACACAGGGAAAGATCCAGCATCTTTCAAGACTGAGATCAAAGGTGGAGCAGCCAGGTAGAGGTGGAGTGGTTACTAAGTAGCTCACCATCCTGTGACTGCTGGGGTGGCAGGCAGCTCATGTTAACTCCTACACAGTAACTGCTGACGAGGATGGCCATTCCTCTCACCCCGAAGCTGGCCAAGGCACAGCTTCTCTCTGGCCATGTCTGCCCTTGCCaggctgagagaagagaagacgaCACAGGGCTGGACCTCAGGCCACACTGAGCCAAACCATGGCATTCAGTCTTGTAGCACCATGCCATGGACAGGTTCTGCAGACTAGACTGAGAAATGGCCTctcacaaccaaaacaaaacaaaatacaaaaacaaaaccacaacccTGGGGTCCTAGGAAGAAACTTGACAACTGCAGGAGGCGGAAGAGACATACCCATCAAACTAAAGGCAGAAATGGCCAGAAGCCAGCTATGCTCTTCCCAGTCGGAATGAGTGTGGCCAGTGTGGCCAGGATCTTGGTCAGGCCCACTGGATAAGGGGTGAAAATGAGTCTCCAATCCACGCTACCAGGTTCGTTCCAGATCACCTGGTGGCCTCTTGGTCACAACAACCACCGGCCCTATTGCACCCAACATCCTTATTGCAGCCGCAGGTAGGAGGGGGCGGAGTAGTTGAAGAGCAGAAAGTCCATCTTATAGAGGTCAAAGAGGCGACGCTGGTAAAAGGGGCTGATGTCCTGGAAAAGGCGCTGGGCCTGATCGCGCGTGAGGTCTTTCTCTCGTCTCCGTGGCGAAGGAGGGAAGCGCAGGCCAGGCTCACCCACCAGGTCCAGCACGAAGGCTGCATCATCTGTCAGCGTCTCGAACTTGCCCACTACGTCATAGCGCACTAGGCACGGATGGCATAGCGCATGCGCGCGCTCCCAGTGCTCGTTGAAGGGCTCGTAGCGGCGCGTGCGCGGGTCGAGCAGGTAGGCCAGGAACTCAGCGAAGCGCACGTCGTGGCCACGGGCCAGCGCGTCGGGCTGCGCGTGCGGCCGTAGGCGACGCACGATGCGCGTGCCATAGCGCCGCTGGAAGGCCGCGCTGTGTGGCCCCGCCAGCTTGTTGCGATAGGCTGAGGCCAGGCGCTCGAAGGGCTCGCGCACGAAGAGGAAGGTCAGGTAGTCGCGCAGCCGCTGGTTGACCTCAGCCGGCGCAAAGTCGGCCAGCGAGGGCAGCAGGCCAGGCGCATGCGCCTCGTGCGCAGGGATCGCGCCTGGGTCCCCACGGCCGCGCAGCGCCAGCAGCATGCGCTTCCAGTTGGTGCAAGCCACCTTCGGCACGTAGCAGTACAGCAGCCGGTGTGCGTCGTCCACCAGCACGTGTCGCAGGTCCTCCGGCTGCAGCAGGCGTTGGCGTCGAGTGTAGCGGCTGCAGGCCCGGCGGAGCAGCTCACGCCGCTGCTTGTGCACCTCAGCCATCGCGGAGGGCAAACCCTGCAGGACACAAGGGATGGTGGTGTTAAGAGTATAGTGGGTTCCAGGGAGTGAGACTGCACAGATGATATGCACCCAGGGACTCACTCAGGCAGGGGATCCCCGATTGGAAACTGgaaacccagaggtggcaccaGTCTCTGCCTGGTCTGAAGTCAGAATCTGCCCAGAAATTAGGAGAAATGAAGTCTAACTGCTGAAGCAGGAAGGATGTGAGGAACTAGATATGCTGGGTACTGTGTGGACTATAGGATTGCAGAGAATGAGTTGTTACAGGACTGGGTAAGCTGGATAGAGAAGGATGGCCCAAGGGTGTCATGGCACATCCCCGCATGTCCTCCACTGTGGGTTTAATTGCTGCTGCCTCATTGTGTCTTCCCTACCTCACCCACTCGTAACAAGGACAACAGAAAGGCTGTGCCCTGGTTATCACTGGCATCCCTTGGCAACAGCCATTCAGCTACTTGTAGGATATTGggcttttatgtatgtggtggtTAAATAAATGTATTGATTCTGTATTAGTAAATGGGCACGTTTCTTTGGACCTTGCTTTATTTACTCCCAGCAAAGttgcttattttatgtgtatggatgttttatctgcatgtctATTTGTGGGCCACATACACTcggtgcccaaagaggccagaagagggcgctggatcctctggaactggaattacaaatgtaaatgagccaccatatgggtgctgggatttgaacctgggttctctacaAGTGCTCTTCATGCTAATCCGTCTCTGCAGCCTTCCACCAGCAAGCTGTAATCTTAGTGCTTGGTCAGGAAGCTTGACCTTTTCCCAGCCCATCTTTCCTCTgtgagaaacaaaatcaaaccaaacagaaataaaaccaaccaCCAGCATTTATCTAGCCCTTCCTGTATGCCAAACACAGTATAGCTCTATGAATTACGTCCTATTAAGAGGACCATGGACATGATCCACTTAGCCTGCCTCAGCCATGTAAAGAACCAGGCCGGGGTAACAGAGTATCCGTTCAAATTTATTCTTCTTCAGATAGGTTCCTCATCTCTAAGACTAGACCCTGCTGCCCTCATGGATATGAGCCGGAGGAGATGTAACCACCTAGGGTGCAGGGCACTGTTAAAGTCTACTAGTTACTCAAAGTGTTAATGATAATTGTACCACCCTTCTGCtgttcatttttctgaaaataatcaAAGACATTGGGGAGTGAGTAATTTGGGTCCCTAATTAGCAGCTGCCAGACTTTCCGTGGCTCTGCTGAGTAAAGGGATGGCAGCCAAATAGTCAAACTCCCCTCATGTCAGCACGGGCCATCTTGAACACTACAGACACCTTGAGAAAACTACAAAGATCCCAGCTGCTTGCCCTGGCTCCTGAAGACACAGCTTCAACCAGGGGTAGgggaactggtttttttttttccagacttttGTTATTACAGGGCTTAACAAGATCTAGAAAACCCAGCAGCCATTTCTACCTGGGTCTCGGGGAGAGCAAGTGTCTAGTCTCATTTGTCCCTGTGCCCCAGGTCCTTAATTGTTCCAAATCCAAGCCTCTATGTCTGTGGCATGCTAAAGAAACAAATGGCTGTTTGGTACCAATGCCCCTTCTTGAGCTGTGTGAGCAGAAATCGACTGCTTCTCTGTGAGGCCCTCTGCACTGTTCCAGCTATTGCAGCACTGGGCTATTGGGTCCTTCTCTGGAGGGTCTTTTCTTGGCTCCTTTCTCTATTGTGGGCTGAGATGGTAGCAGGGATCGGGCAGGCGAAGCAGCGAAGCAGGGAAGGCAACTGCTGCACCTGAGCTGAACCAACTCCTTCTCCAAACACTGGAGAACtgccagggcaggaagaaggggaaggaaagagcagaGAGGGGTGAAGAGCTGGGgttgaagaaggagagaaggcttAGAGCACCAGAGAAGGGGACAGTGCATAACCTTCTTGCTGAAAAGTTCTAGAAGGCTGCAGGTCTTTAGGGCCCATTGTCTCAGATGTAAGCCTAAGCATTGTGATGTTAGCTCGTGTGAAGGGTTAAGGAAACTTGACTCTGCACTGACATAAGAGCAGCAGTAACACTAAAATCCCCAAACTTcggtatatagtatatatactatagtATATTGGCTATATACTCAATATAGCCTATAGTCTATATACTCAGTGCATCGCCTGAGTAAGAGCTATAACACTGTGGGGTACCCCTTACTGCTGCTCCCCTCTGCCTACCCATAGCTCACAGCTGccagataacaaaaaaaaaaaaaaaaaaaaaaaaaaaaaaaaaaaaaaaaaaaaaaccaacttgtaCATGAACGCTCATTATTCCTATTGGAAAAAAAGTGGAAACAGTCTAAAAGTCCATAATTTGACAAATCAAAAAATAGTATATGGCACATCCATAAcaatattattcagccattaaGTGGGATGAAAGTACAATAAATAGTACAACACAGACCAACCTTCAAAGTGTTATACTGGGGTAAGGAAGCCAGGCCTAAAAGGCCAACTAGTGTATGATTACCACCACCACACTTTTTTTTCCTGACACAGAGTGGCCCcgactgtcttagaacttgcaATGAGAccagcctagccttgaactcacagatgctcctacctctgcctcctgaatgctgggactaaaggcatggtTGTATGATTCCTTTTGGATGGAATGGTCAGAACAGATAATGTACAAGCAGGAAGTGGATTAGTGGTTGACAGGGCCtacaagaaaaggaagaggaggaatgacCACTAATACAGGCACAGACTCTCTTTGGATAATGCAGGTATTCTTGAATTAGCCAGTGATGAGGCCACACAACATTGTAAAATATGAAAACCACTAAACCAGCCACTTCAAAAGAGTGAATTTATGTTGAGTTATTTCAGAATATTTCAGCTCAGAGGGCACAGCAGAGGCAGAAATGGTAGagccccagacccagacccagactcAGACCCAGCCCTAGCCCCAGCAAGAAATCATGGCTGCTGATGGCATGAGAGCATGTGGGTgtgtccacacatacacatgtgtttcTGAGAGCATGTGGGTGTGTCCACACGTACACACGTGTTTCTGAGAACATGTGggtgtgtgtccacatgtacacatgtgtttctGAGAGCATGTGGGTGTGTCTACACGTACACATGTGTTTCTGAgagcatgtgggtgtgtgtccacatgtacacatgtgtttctgagagcatgtgggtgtgtgtctaCACGTACACATGTGTTTCTGAGAGCATGTGGGTgtgtccacacatacacatgtgtttcTGAGAGCATGTGGGTATGtgtccacatgtacacatgtgtttctgagagcatgtgggtgtgtgtccacatgtacacatgtatttcTGAAAGCATGTGGGTGtgtccacatgtacacatgtgtttctgagagcatgtgggtgtgtgtccaCACGTACACATGTGTTTCTGACGCTTTTAAAAGTATTCTGCAGACATCTAGGATTCATTAAGTGGCTTGCCCTTTGTGTTTTATGAGAGAGGGAAGAAACCAGCATTTCAGAAAAGATGAGTGGAGGCACACCTTTTCCCTCAAGAGATGACAGAGCCCAGAACCCACAGACTAGGACAGGCTTTagagctggagggagggaggtggtgaTATAATGAGGAGACCTATGTCAGTCATCCTGCATGAGTTAGTTCAAAGGAGGGCTAAGCAGAGAGACGAACAAGCAGAGATACCCCGTCTGAATCGCAGAAAGTGACATTTTATAAGAGTTAAAATGTACATGCCTAGAACTTGTCTGGAAACCCACAGAAGGATCAGCCACCATCTGAGGAGGACCAGGGCCTGGATGAGGAGAGTTGTGCTTCACTGAAGTTTCTTTTGACTATGCCAAGTTCAGCCATGGCCATAGGGTCTGTGGGCTCTGAGAAGATCTTACCATGAGGAGTGGCTTTTGAAGCCTGGCTATAGTCAGAGCCCcacaggccaggctggcctcagcctccttagaGCCCagcacatccttgtggaggaATGCTGGCCACtcacctccctcttcctcagctgACCAACAGTGTTGGGAGCCATGTCTAGCCTCAGAAGAACCAGACATGCAGCATCATACTGTCACAAAAGACATGCGTGTAGGGTATGTGGCCTAGCTCTGAGCAGAGATGTGGGGAAGTCTGCCAGATGCTCCTGGGAAAGGCTTTTCCTTAGGATACAAAACAAGAAGGCATGGTGCGGGAATCTAAACCTTTATCCACCCACCCAGTCCTGGAATCCTCTTCAGGAGGATGGCAGTCATCTTGCAGCCATGAGACTGCAAATCTGTAACAGAAGTAACACTCAGAGGATGACGGGGCAGTATGCGACTGCTGTCCCATGAGCTGCTGGCCTTTTTGTCAACACcgctgctgttttttgttttgttttaatgtattattaattggatattctacttatttacatttcaaatgtcatcccctttctccatttccacccccccccca includes:
- the Chst13 gene encoding carbohydrate sulfotransferase 13 isoform X1 gives rise to the protein MGRRFCCRRPLRVVAILGATLLLLCAAPRALRPAFENKTLGFSWFGGVRKSPLQLLRDLDQGLPSAMAEVHKQRRELLRRACSRYTRRQRLLQPEDLRHVLVDDAHRLLYCYVPKVACTNWKRMLLALRGRGDPGAIPAHEAHAPGLLPSLADFAPAEVNQRLRDYLTFLFVREPFERLASAYRNKLAGPHSAAFQRRYGTRIVRRLRPHAQPDALARGHDVRFAEFLAYLLDPRTRRYEPFNEHWERAHALCHPCLVRYDVVGKFETLTDDAAFVLDLVGEPGLRFPPSPRRREKDLTRDQAQRLFQDISPFYQRRLFDLYKMDFLLFNYSAPSYLRLQ
- the C9H3orf22 gene encoding uncharacterized protein C3orf22 homolog, with the protein product MDLRGHKKPRRRKKNKIKTQERLIKKFPYRLPHLTEPSTSFPPSWKVKSNSLKDKLPLQKNLVPTRSIPIPGLGAPEVTWPLSFSPSPHPPLCNLWELKLLQLRFPTQDLPKLPPLQATADQPPTSGTSEPPESFP
- the Chst13 gene encoding carbohydrate sulfotransferase 13 isoform X2, which encodes MAEVHKQRRELLRRACSRYTRRQRLLQPEDLRHVLVDDAHRLLYCYVPKVACTNWKRMLLALRGRGDPGAIPAHEAHAPGLLPSLADFAPAEVNQRLRDYLTFLFVREPFERLASAYRNKLAGPHSAAFQRRYGTRIVRRLRPHAQPDALARGHDVRFAEFLAYLLDPRTRRYEPFNEHWERAHALCHPCLVRYDVVGKFETLTDDAAFVLDLVGEPGLRFPPSPRRREKDLTRDQAQRLFQDISPFYQRRLFDLYKMDFLLFNYSAPSYLRLQ